The following are encoded together in the Zingiber officinale cultivar Zhangliang chromosome 8A, Zo_v1.1, whole genome shotgun sequence genome:
- the LOC122011424 gene encoding non-symbiotic hemoglobin 2-like, giving the protein MDHSDGVVTFTEEQEALVVKSWKEMKKDAANLGLKFFLRIFEIAPSASGLFSFLRDSDVPMEKNPKLKAHAMSVFVMTCESAAQLRKSGKVTVRETTLKKLGATHFKYGIVNEHFEVTRFALLETIKDGVGEMWCPEMKEAWTKAYNQLVAAIKQEMKPV; this is encoded by the exons ATGGATCATTCCGATGGCGTCGTTACGTTCACGGAAGAGCAGGAAGCTCTTGTAGTGAAATCATGGAAAGAAATGAAGAAGGACGCAGCAAATTTGGGGCTCAAGTTCTTCCTGAG AATTTTTGAGATCGCACCTTCAGCGAGcggtctcttctccttcttgcgtGACTCCGACGTTCCAATGGAGAAGAATCCCAAGCTCAAGGCTCACGCAATGTCCGTCTTCGTCATG ACTTGCGAATCAGCGGCGCAGCTCCGGAAATCCGGCAAGGTGACGGTGAGGGAGACGACTCTGAAGAAGCTCGGCGCCACTCACTTCAAGTACGGCATAGTCAACGAACACTTTGag GTGACCAGGTTTGCTCTTTTGGAGACAATAaaggatggagtcggagagatgTGGTGCCCAGAAATGAAGGAGGCATGGACCAAGGCTTATAACCAGCTTGTGGCAGCCATCAAGCAGGAGATGAAGCCTGTCTAG
- the LOC122009869 gene encoding uncharacterized protein LOC122009869: PATVKLVLQDGELQEFAQLVKASHVLQSMHPTAYFVCDADDMVFDGHAPAANELRPGKLYFVLLVSMLRRPLHAEEMAALAVKANTALAGRCRRRAGHIREDGKKKNRERARNNIRIIKSG, translated from the coding sequence CCGGCGACGGTGAAGTTGGTGCTGCAGGACGGCGAGCTGCAAGAGTTCGCGCAGCTGGTGAAGGCGTCCCATGTACTGCAGTCGATGCACCCAACGGCCTACTTCGTGTGCGACGCTGATGACATGGTGTTCGATGGCCACGCGCCCGCCGCCAACGAGCTGCGGCCCGGGAAGCTCTACTTCGTGCTCCTTGTCTCCATGCTCCGACGGCCGCTCCACGCAGAGGAGATGGCCGCGCTCGCGGTGAAGGCCAACACCGCTCTCGCGGGAAGGTGCCGCCGGCGGGCCGGGCATATTCGAGAAGACGGTAAAAAGAAAaatagggagagagcaagaaataatatAAGAATAATAAAATCTGGTTGA
- the LOC122012137 gene encoding uncharacterized serine-rich protein C215.13-like has protein sequence MARKILEQLDKLAPSPKVKPSNLKTDMDESPLMLTHDALSSQALKSMEKIESTKFVNVQGSGSFEPSNHSHHQRNPFYEKQYEAAENASPASDTMKFERAVIEVKPNVSAINFTVSEAATMSAKRKPSFRMSIPEGLDELDDRDDSVKDSSGLTLIAKGKSELLSDIKTTQIAETGWGVAKKYSSTGVPVSTTILDTNILNAPNVSCNGNINGVHFLASPSPNSSSVLSAIPTSAMPPVQLALREEVSSPTTKVGLVAYSSGSPSAVVGSNDPQFLASDENRKSISSSSDFDKVVKTINSLGDATESSISSSPILSLTSSGVSSTSTLTDDTALTNEYMKPSVFTSSNFATPSTSIALSSTVSASSVPFSVFTNMSSSSSPLCASTSSNGLLRFGASLQPNGASSLFSNSSQSISCAASAGFSFASQPVETSSVVSNPLSSTSGGPVQESTSAASLFGFSSALAKPLDASSGLALPTFTGSSSNSGSSSTFMTTLSFGSNSGFSSLSSFTLSSEGVGSGRSLASTAPLSTAPFGSSSVFPFVTGKSSDAGNSDTVASNSGFSLSSANASSQSICSSNFLSSTAPFGSSGVPILPRVTFSTNFSANAASFGSNSQASKSSVSIPTFGSISSSPATGVLITSSPSESLPFSFAASSMPAFSFGSTGSTSSLSASVAQPVFGTPNQLAALNSSPGNDKMSVEDSMADDPIQPSTSLGRFGQQTNIPSLPNFIFGSPAAPGGQPFQFGSQQNDIVPPPSPFQPAPNLDFSAGSSFSQGTGGGDESGRKFVKVRRDKHRKK, from the exons ATGGCTAGGAAAATACTGGAGCAACTTGATAAATTAGCTCCTTCCCCCAAAGTGAAACCATCTAATTTGAAAACTGATATGGATGAATCACCTCTTATGCTAACTCATGACGCACTGAGTAGTCAGGCCCTGAAAAGCATGGAGAAAATCGAAAGCACTAAGTTTGTGAATGTGCAAGGAAGTGGTAGTTTCGAACCTTCCAATCACAGTCATCATCAAAGAAATCCTTTTTATGAGAAGCAATATGAGGCTGCTGAAAATGCGTCTCCAGCATCTGATACCATGAAGTTTGAAAGAGCTGTTATAGAGGTCAAACCTAATGTATCAGCTATAAATTTTACTGTTTCAGAAGCTGCTACTATGTCTGCTAAAAGAAAACCTTCCTTCCGGATGAGCATTCCTGAG ggCTTAGATGAGTTGGATGATAGAGATGATTCTGTAAAGGATTCTTCCGGTTTAACTCTGATTGCAAAAGGTAAATCTGAACTATTGTCAGACATCAAGACTACACAAATTGCAGAAACTGGTTGGGGGGTTGCTAAAAAATATTCCTCTACTGGTGTTCCTGTATCTACAACAATCTTGGATACAAATATCTTGAATGCCCCTAATGTGTCTTGCAATGGTAACATAAATGGAGTCCATTTTCTGGCATCACCTTCACCTAATTCTTCATCAGTACTTTCAGCAATTCCTACTTCAGCCATGCCTCCTGTGCAACTTGCTCTAAGAGAGGAAGTTTCATCTCCTACAACAAAAGTTGGCTTAGTGGCATATTCATCTGGATCTCCTTCAGCAGTTGTTGGTTCTAATGACCCACAATTTCTTGCAAG TGATGAAAACAGAAAAAGCATATCTTCAAGCTCAGATTTTGATAAAGTTGTCAAAACAATTAATTCATTGGGAGATGCTACAGAGTCAAGCATCTCATCTTCACCTATCTTGAGCTTAACTAGCTCTGGTGTTTCTTCAACTTCCACACTAACTGACGACACTGCTTTGACAAATGAGTATATGAAGCCGTCCGTTTTCACTTCAAGCAACTTTGCCACTCCAAGTACCTCTATTGCATTGTCAAGTACTGTTAGTGCTTCTTCAGTCCCTTTCTCAGTATTTACAAACATGAGTAGTAGCTCTTCTCCTCTGTGTGCTTCAACTTCTTCGAATGGACTTCTAAGATTTGGTGCATCATTGCAGCCAAATGGTGCTAGCTCACTTTTTTCTAACAGTTCTCAGAGTATTTCTTGTGCGGCTTCAGCTGGATTTAGTTTTGCTAGTCAGCCTGTAGAGACTAGTTCTGTTGTGTCAAACCCTTTGTCAAGCACATCTGGTGGTCCCGTTCAGGAATCTACTTCTGCTGCTTCTTTATTTGGCTTCTCAAGTGCTCTCGCAAAACCTCTTGATGCAAGTTCTGGTCTCGCATTGCCTACTTTTACTGGATCATCTTCAAACTCCGGCAGTTCTTCTACATTTATGACAACTTTAAGTTTTGGTTCAAATTCtggcttttcttccctttccagTTTTACTCTTTCATCTGAAGGTGTTGGAAGTGGCAGATCCTTAGCATCAACTGCACCTTTGTCAACTGCACCTTTTGGTTCAAGCAGTGTGTTTCCTTTTGTTACTGGAAAATCTTCAGACGCTGGCAATTCTGATACAGTTGCATCAAATTCTGGTTTTTCCCTTTCTAGTGCTAATGCTTCATCTCAAAGTATTTGCAGCAGCAATTTCCTTTCCTCAACTGCACCTTTTGGATCAAGTGGTGTTCCCATTCTGCCACGTGTTACTTTCTCAACCAATTTTAGTGCAAACGCTGCATCATTTGGTTCAAATTCCCAGGCATCCAAATCATCAGTCTCTATCCCTACTTTTGGTTCTATATCATCTTCACCAGCTACAGGTGTTTTAATCACATCATCTCCTTCAGAGAGTCTGCCGTTTTCATTTGCAGCATCTTCGATGCCAGCATTTTCATTTGGTTCAACTGGCAGCACATCATCCCTATCTGCCTCTGTTGCACAGCCTGTGTTTGGAACACCAAATCAATTAGCTGCTTTGAATTCTTCACCTGGAAATGATAAGATGAGTGTCGAGGATAGCATGGCTGATGATCCAATCCAGCCGTCTACTTCATTGGGGAGATTTGGGCAACAAACCAATATACCTTCACTGCCAAATTTTATTTTTGGTTCTCCAGCTGCTCCTGGTGGACAACCCTTTCAATTTGGCAGCCAGCAAAATGATATTGTTCCTCCCCCGTCTCCATTCCAACCAGCTCCAAATTTAGATTTCAGCGCCGGAAGTAGCTTTTCTCAGGGAACTGGAGGTGGAGATGAGTCTGGCCGAAAATTTGTGAAAGTCAGAAGAGATAAGCATCGAAAAAAGTAG